Part of the Parus major isolate Abel unplaced genomic scaffold, Parus_major1.1 Scaffold1003, whole genome shotgun sequence genome is shown below.
TTCCAACTCCTCCTCCAGTTCCTCAATCCGTGCCTgtgctccagggatggagtGGCTGTCAGCAGACACTGTTGGGCTCCACCCAACTCTTCCATTTAGCTCAACCAATTGAGCTGGAGACTCTTCAACACAACTCATCACAATAAGCTGAAAACTCTTCATCTCATCCCAGACATCTGAACATTGTCAACCAACTGGAAATTCCTAAACTCAGCCTAACTAGATAGAGACTCTTCACCTCAACCCAACAAGCTGGAGTCTCTCCAGTCCAGCCCAAATAAGCAGATAATAGATTCCTCACCTGCAGCTCTTTCAGCTtcttctggagctgcagagccagagcctGCTCATCCTCAACCTTGCTGTTCTGCTGGTTGATCTCAAACTCTTTCCTGCAAATCAAAGCAGTTAGCAGTGACGTCCCTGCCCTTGCCCCCAGACCAGTTTAGACTAGGGAAAGAGGTCCATTTTTACTTCTTgagcttctcctccagctgttCCTTGTCATTCTCCAGGTCCATGATGTTCTCCTGGGTCAGTTTTAAGTCACCTTCCAGCTTCCTTTTGGCCCGTTCCAGGTCCATGCGGACCTTCTTCTCCTGTTCCAGGGAGCCTTCAAGCTGTGTGGAAACATGGAAATGGGGGGAAACCTCAGTTTTCCATCATATCTGCTCCAGAAACCTCCTCAGCACTACCCGTTGTGGGACCATACCACACTCACGTCATCCACTTGCTGTTCCATCTTGAGTTTGGACTTCGTCAGGGTGTTGACTTTgtcttcctctgcctgcaggtCATCCAGTGTCTGCTGGTGAGATTCTTGCAGagccttcttttcctttgttagCTTGGCAATGGTTTCATCCAGCCCGGCCATCTCCTCTGTGAGGTTCTTCACCTGAAGGAGGAGAAACACTAGGCCTCCAGCTTAGTACCAGAGGTGAAGCTGCTGTTGTTCTTGGTCAATGAGGCCACTACAGTGGTAAAGAACCCAAAGGATGTTGAGTCTTCATGTAGCCCAGATCAACTAGGCTTGAATCTCCTCAACCCAACACAACCAGGTTGTGTTGACCCAAATCCCCACAACTTAAGGTCAGGGCGTCTCTCCACCCTCACCTTGTTCTCGGTGGCATGTTTCTCCTTCTCCACCTTGGCCAGAGTCAGCTCTAGATCATCAATGTCCTTTTTCAGCTCTGAGCACTCATCCTCCAGCTTCCTCTTCCTAGCTGTCAGCTCTGCATTCatctcttcctcatcctccagTCTCTCTGTCAGCTCCTTCACCTTGGCCTCCAGCTGGATCTTGTTCTTGATCAGCTGGTCACAGCGCTCCTCAGCATCATTAAGGTTGTCCTGCTCCTGTATTGGAGTGGTAGATGAAGTAGGGTGGCCTTAGAGGGGTGCTGGTCACCCCCCTAACATGGTTTTGGGGGGCAGTCTCACTCACAGCCTGCACTTGTAGCTGAAGGTCATTCTTCTCCTGCAGCATGGAGACCatcttctcctccagctccttgcGCCGGGTCTCTGACTTCTCCAGGGCCTCCTTCAGCCGTCCAAATTCTTCCTTCATGTTCTGAAGCAAAGCCCAAGAGACCAGTAGCTACTTCCAATCTCCTCCATCCATCAAGACCACCCAACCCATTTTGGATCCTGAGGCCTGCCTTATCACCTCCTCCTACCTGCATCTCCTTCTCCGTTTCTGCACTCTTCAACAAGGGCTTGATCTTGAAGTAGAGCTTCATCCAAGGCCAATTCTTCACCCCCATGAAGGCCCTGATGTTCCACTGGATCACCAGCAGTGAGTCCCTAGAATGGTGACACAGATGCCACTACACCATAAACCTGGTGACGCACCAGGGGTCCCTTCTTAAGGAGAAAGACCCTTCCCCTCTCACCGGCGCTCCAGGATCTTCTTGAACTCAATGCGCATGAGCTGCCCTCGGGCCTGAGCCTGGATGCGAGTGATGATGCGGGAGAGGCGCTCATCCCGCATCTCCTCCAGAAgtcccagcagcccagccttGAAGAAGACCTGatgaaggaaggagggaagtgAGAGGGTGAATTGGTTGGGAAGGGTTCATAGACAGATGGATGGGTAATAGGTTGTTGGGGGAATGAAGCGATGGATGGTGGAGTGGATAGGCACCACATCAGTGGTGAGACAATGGGGTCCACATGACCCCATGGGTGGTAGGACCATGGAGAGACCATGTGCCCTTACCTTGGTGTGTCCAAACTTGTACTGGTTGTGGTCAATGTCAATGGATCCCAGGAGCTTTTCAGCGCCTTTGCGGCTGTCAATGAACTGCCCCTCAGGGATGGCGGCAGGGTTCAGGATGCG
Proteins encoded:
- the LOC107199548 gene encoding myosin-7 translates to MSILEEECMFPKASDMTFKAKLFDNHLGKTANFGKPRNVKGKPEAHFSLVHYAGTVDYNIIGWLEKNKDPLNETVVGLYQKSALKLLANLFSNYAGADAGGDGGKGKGAKKKGSSFQTVSALHRENLNKLMANLKTTHPHFVRCIIPNERKEPGVMDNPLVMHQLRCNGVLEGIRICRKGFPNRILYGDFRQRYRILNPAAIPEGQFIDSRKGAEKLLGSIDIDHNQYKFGHTKVFFKAGLLGLLEEMRDERLSRIITRIQAQARGQLMRIEFKKILERRDSLLVIQWNIRAFMGVKNWPWMKLYFKIKPLLKSAETEKEMQNMKEEFGRLKEALEKSETRRKELEEKMVSMLQEKNDLQLQVQAEQDNLNDAEERCDQLIKNKIQLEAKVKELTERLEDEEEMNAELTARKRKLEDECSELKKDIDDLELTLAKVEKEKHATENKVKNLTEEMAGLDETIAKLTKEKKALQESHQQTLDDLQAEEDKVNTLTKSKLKMEQQVDDLEGSLEQEKKVRMDLERAKRKLEGDLKLTQENIMDLENDKEQLEEKLKKKEFEINQQNSKVEDEQALALQLQKKLKELQARIEELEEELEAERTGRAKVEKLRSDLSRELEEISERLEEAGGATSVQI